One Candidatus Paceibacterota bacterium DNA segment encodes these proteins:
- a CDS encoding lamin tail domain-containing protein: MGRYPVLMVGVSGIAIVLGGMWSSRQNAVPTDGTAFLFQEAVGDTSSPRVSPTVTPTPRLVTPTPPLVTPLVSPKTTVTPTVTPISTPSVTPTQKTQYITPTITSSPRVSPTVTLTPRLVTPTPPLVTPKTSVTPTVTPISTPSVTPTLSVTPEPTPSRERVFISEIAWAGTRHSASDEWIELGNDGDSPVSLEGWRLRSDDGSPDIALSGTIPARGTFLIERTVDDNALPDVVADLATSFGRGGIKNNGERIVLIGPDGSEKDAVDCSSGWFAGNAATYASMERISGALDGSQGSSWRTYSGPGQGLDGGGNPVLGSPKMR, translated from the coding sequence ATGGGCCGCTACCCCGTTCTCATGGTTGGTGTATCTGGCATTGCCATTGTACTTGGTGGCATGTGGTCGTCGCGCCAAAACGCGGTACCTACTGACGGTACCGCGTTTTTGTTTCAGGAGGCGGTAGGTGACACGTCATCGCCACGCGTGTCACCTACCGTGACACCAACTCCAAGACTCGTGACACCTACGCCACCTTTGGTGACACCATTGGTGTCACCAAAGACAACCGTGACACCTACCGTGACACCAATCAGTACACCTTCGGTGACACCTACGCAAAAAACACAATATATTACGCCAACTATAACGTCATCGCCACGCGTGTCACCTACCGTGACACTAACTCCAAGACTCGTGACACCTACGCCACCATTGGTGACACCAAAGACATCCGTGACACCTACCGTGACACCAATCAGTACACCTTCGGTGACACCTACGCTATCCGTAACACCTGAACCGACGCCATCTCGTGAACGCGTGTTTATCTCTGAAATTGCTTGGGCGGGGACGCGACACTCTGCTTCTGATGAATGGATCGAGCTAGGGAATGATGGCGACTCCCCCGTGTCGCTTGAGGGCTGGCGCCTGAGATCTGATGACGGAAGCCCAGATATTGCACTTTCTGGCACCATTCCTGCCCGTGGAACGTTTCTCATAGAGCGGACCGTTGATGACAACGCCCTACCAGACGTTGTGGCTGATCTCGCAACGAGCTTTGGCCGTGGCGGTATTAAGAATAACGGGGAGCGTATCGTACTTATTGGGCCCGACGGAAGCGAAAAAGACGCCGTAGATTGCTCTTCTGGGTGGTTTGCGGGCAATGCGGCCACGTATGCTTCTATGGAGCGTATTTCGGGCGCTTTAGACGGCTCGCAGGGGTCTTCATGGCGCACGTATTCTGGCCCGGGGCAGGGGCTGGATGGGGGTGGAAATCCAGTGCTGGGAAGCCCAAAAATGAGGTAA
- a CDS encoding FKBP-type peptidyl-prolyl cis-trans isomerase, protein MHTKTFFIFLVVILAVGTAAWLFSLKNDAPLEPMSTDTPTVSVAPGADAPLVTPEIRTLEGGLQVQDYVVGKGAEAQPGMVVTAHYRGTLMNGTEFDSSYNRGQPFSFTLGAGQVIRGWDLGIAGMRVGGKRVLVIPSALGYGARGAGDVIPPNADLRFEVELVGVAPQAK, encoded by the coding sequence ATGCACACTAAAACATTCTTTATTTTTCTTGTCGTCATTCTTGCTGTCGGTACTGCCGCGTGGCTGTTCTCGCTCAAAAATGATGCGCCACTGGAGCCTATGTCCACTGATACACCAACGGTAAGCGTTGCACCGGGAGCGGATGCGCCGCTCGTCACACCAGAAATCCGTACGCTCGAAGGCGGTTTGCAGGTACAGGATTATGTTGTCGGAAAGGGCGCGGAAGCACAGCCTGGTATGGTAGTGACTGCGCATTACCGCGGGACACTCATGAACGGAACAGAATTCGATAGCTCGTATAATCGTGGACAGCCGTTCTCGTTCACGCTCGGCGCTGGTCAGGTGATTCGTGGCTGGGATCTCGGTATCGCTGGCATGCGCGTAGGAGGGAAGCGTGTACTCGTTATTCCTTCAGCGTTGGGGTATGGTGCGCGGGGAGCGGGGGATGTAATTCCACCGAATGCCGATCTCCGCTTTGAGGTTGAGCTTGTAGGCGTTGCTCCGCAAGCAAAATAG
- a CDS encoding DUF5671 domain-containing protein: protein MSDSKNLPRDVFLYILSTILLAFVSIHVGMLAFQLVNIGIPDPFLDGAWSGEVTRSLMRWAIAVLVITFPALLWTLRFLRRDVAAFPEKRDMRVRRWLLYFTLFVAGLVAIGDLVTVLHAYLQGDLSLRFLLKALSVLLIAGVIMSVYRSELNGVRTSVHRAVEAGAMGFVVAALVAGLVIAGTPQSQRLVRLDDRRIGDLSAIQWQIIQYWQAKNALPANLEVLNNELSGFLVPTDPVTKMAYEYRVTGARSFELCATFATDTIGSQQSLAYPMEKNESWEHGAERTCFERTIDPDLYPPLKNR from the coding sequence ATGTCTGATTCAAAAAATCTTCCACGGGATGTATTTTTATACATCTTGTCAACCATTTTGCTTGCGTTCGTTTCGATCCACGTTGGCATGCTCGCATTCCAGCTGGTGAATATTGGTATTCCTGATCCATTTCTGGACGGGGCATGGAGTGGAGAAGTGACTCGTAGCCTGATGCGCTGGGCGATCGCGGTGCTCGTGATCACATTCCCTGCGCTGCTCTGGACGCTTCGCTTCTTGCGCAGAGACGTCGCCGCATTCCCAGAAAAGCGCGACATGCGTGTACGTCGCTGGCTCTTGTATTTCACGCTTTTTGTCGCAGGACTGGTAGCTATTGGCGATCTTGTTACCGTACTCCATGCATATTTGCAGGGTGATCTGTCGTTGCGCTTTCTCTTAAAGGCGCTCTCGGTGCTTCTCATCGCAGGGGTTATTATGTCCGTGTATCGCTCCGAGTTGAATGGCGTGCGCACGAGCGTTCACCGCGCAGTTGAGGCTGGTGCAATGGGTTTTGTAGTGGCGGCGCTTGTTGCCGGTCTTGTTATCGCCGGTACACCACAGTCACAACGTCTCGTCCGCCTCGACGACCGCCGCATAGGCGATCTGAGCGCGATTCAGTGGCAGATTATTCAATATTGGCAGGCAAAAAATGCACTCCCTGCAAATCTTGAAGTGCTCAACAATGAGCTTTCTGGCTTTTTGGTGCCCACTGACCCAGTGACCAAAATGGCATATGAATATCGTGTCACCGGCGCTCGTTCTTTTGAGCTTTGCGCTACGTTTGCAACCGACACAATTGGTAGCCAGCAGTCACTTGCGTATCCGATGGAGAAAAACGAATCATGGGAACATGGTGCAGAGCGGACATGCTTTGAGCGCACTATTGATCCCGACCTCTATCCACCCCTAAAGAACCGCTAA
- a CDS encoding lycopene cyclase domain-containing protein: MGIISKKFYYLLTLLFAFGIPAFIEGYLLIDRINVVNLVSFVFGILLLGSIWDIWATRHGRKDSGWLWQFNFNETLGIKFLGLPIEEYMFYIFASLYIVFTWEAINLAQHGNILMRVLVPTFGVWTLLAILIPIMKKSRNDKLSE; this comes from the coding sequence ATGGGGATTATCTCAAAAAAGTTTTATTACTTACTCACATTATTATTTGCTTTCGGTATCCCTGCCTTCATTGAGGGGTATCTCTTAATTGATAGGATCAATGTTGTAAATCTAGTAAGTTTTGTATTCGGAATCTTGTTATTGGGAAGTATCTGGGATATTTGGGCAACCCGTCACGGTAGAAAAGATTCAGGCTGGCTGTGGCAATTCAACTTCAACGAAACGTTAGGTATTAAATTTTTAGGACTTCCCATTGAAGAATACATGTTTTATATCTTTGCGAGTCTTTATATTGTATTCACTTGGGAAGCTATCAATCTTGCTCAGCACGGCAATATTTTAATGAGAGTACTTGTGCCAACTTTTGGGGTTTGGACATTGCTTGCTATACTTATCCCAATAATGAAGAAATCTCGTAATGATAAGCTCTCTGAGTGA
- a CDS encoding peroxiredoxin: MVKIGERAPSFSHVQAYHAGQFVKVGLEDYRGRWVVLFFYPRDFTFVCPTEIKEFSRLEKEFEECNAVILGASTDSEHSHKAWFERDLPEVKYPILADTTQIISQEYNVLGSDGASQRGTFIIDPEGTLRWMMVSDNSVGRSVKEVHRALQALQTGELCPVEWNPGEKTLGK, translated from the coding sequence ATGGTAAAAATTGGAGAACGAGCGCCGTCGTTTTCACACGTACAGGCGTATCATGCGGGGCAGTTCGTGAAGGTTGGGCTCGAAGATTATCGCGGCCGTTGGGTAGTGCTCTTTTTCTATCCACGTGACTTTACATTCGTATGTCCCACGGAAATTAAAGAATTTTCGCGCCTTGAGAAAGAATTTGAAGAATGCAACGCGGTTATTCTCGGCGCATCAACGGACAGTGAACATTCTCACAAGGCATGGTTTGAGCGCGATCTACCCGAAGTGAAGTATCCTATTCTCGCAGATACGACGCAGATCATCTCACAGGAATACAATGTGCTCGGCTCTGATGGCGCGAGCCAGCGCGGCACTTTCATCATTGATCCAGAGGGTACGCTTCGATGGATGATGGTCTCCGACAACTCGGTTGGCCGTTCGGTAAAAGAGGTACACCGCGCACTACAGGCGCTGCAAACAGGGGAGCTTTGCCCTGTTGAATGGAATCCGGGCGAAAAGACGCTGGGGAAGTAG
- a CDS encoding undecaprenyl-diphosphate phosphatase, translating to MDILHALILGAIQGLTEFLPISSSGHLILVPRFLGWEDQGLAFDTAVHLGTLVAGRVGIPHTHSFIHQNGGRSSREEQKLAQYIVLATIPAGVAGLAFGDVIENTLRSPLIVGASLIFWGVILWWVDRGSSNTPSHAPDNAHVALCGLCTSTCADPWNISFGNYRYCWSCQKHVPEPKQ from the coding sequence ATGGATATATTGCACGCGCTCATTCTTGGCGCCATACAAGGGCTCACCGAATTTCTCCCTATTTCATCATCAGGCCATCTCATCCTCGTCCCCCGCTTCCTTGGCTGGGAGGATCAGGGTCTTGCATTTGATACCGCCGTACACCTTGGCACTCTTGTTGCGGGTCGTGTGGGCATTCCGCACACGCATTCTTTCATTCATCAAAACGGTGGGCGGTCTTCTCGTGAAGAACAAAAGCTCGCTCAATATATTGTACTCGCCACTATCCCCGCCGGCGTAGCCGGCCTCGCATTCGGAGACGTGATAGAAAACACGCTCCGCTCCCCGCTCATTGTGGGCGCTTCGCTGATCTTTTGGGGCGTCATACTGTGGTGGGTTGATCGCGGCAGTAGCAATACACCGTCACACGCGCCCGACAATGCGCACGTGGCTCTTTGTGGGCTTTGCACAAGCACTTGCGCTGATCCCTGGAACATCTCGTTCGGGAATTACCGTTACTGCTGGTCTTGCCAAAAACATGTCCCCGAGCCCAAGCAGTAG
- a CDS encoding MGMT family protein, translating into MRPVAQKIGNPQAVRAVGSALNKNTNKEIPCHRVIRSDGSLGGYNKGARAKEALFTQRRSNYQNRTSTTAPRIMR; encoded by the coding sequence ATGCGGCCAGTTGCGCAGAAGATTGGCAATCCACAAGCGGTACGCGCCGTAGGGAGCGCGCTCAACAAGAATACGAATAAAGAAATCCCGTGCCATCGGGTGATTCGTTCCGACGGCTCGCTTGGAGGCTATAATAAGGGTGCGCGTGCGAAAGAAGCACTTTTTACGCAAAGAAGGAGCAATTACCAAAACAGGACGAGTACGACTGCGCCAAGGATAATGCGATAG
- a CDS encoding A/G-specific adenine glycosylase translates to MEERIAKRKSTSTVRALLRISDSKTRAFRRTIWSFWRKNRRDFPWRTTRDPYAILVSEVMLQQTQTDRVVPKFGAFLKTFPTVRALARASLGDVLKAWQGLGYNRRARMLHACARELVERHAGVVPEDPEILTQLSGVGPYTARAVCVFAFQQAHPMIETNIRRVYMHHFFSGRMGVPDRELLPVIEQTMSTRRPHEWFAALMDYGAFLARSIDNPNKRSAGYVIQKPFRGSLREMRGKILRLMTERRSLSIQALHHELNDHMHMHFTRALSALQQEGFIKRIKNSIVLT, encoded by the coding sequence ATGGAAGAGCGTATTGCCAAGCGAAAAAGCACAAGCACAGTGCGTGCCCTCTTGCGGATCTCGGATAGCAAAACGCGCGCATTTCGCCGTACTATATGGTCATTTTGGCGCAAGAATCGTCGAGATTTTCCGTGGCGCACTACGCGAGACCCATATGCTATCTTGGTTTCCGAAGTGATGCTGCAGCAAACGCAAACTGATCGCGTTGTCCCAAAGTTCGGGGCATTTTTAAAAACATTTCCAACGGTACGCGCTCTTGCGCGGGCATCTCTCGGAGACGTGCTAAAGGCGTGGCAAGGGCTTGGATATAATCGTCGTGCGCGCATGCTGCATGCGTGTGCGAGAGAGCTTGTGGAGCGTCACGCTGGTGTTGTTCCCGAAGACCCAGAAATTCTCACGCAGTTATCAGGCGTTGGTCCTTATACGGCACGGGCGGTGTGTGTTTTTGCGTTTCAGCAGGCGCATCCAATGATCGAGACGAATATTCGTCGCGTGTATATGCACCATTTTTTCTCTGGGCGCATGGGGGTTCCTGACCGTGAGCTGTTGCCGGTGATTGAGCAGACCATGAGCACGCGCCGTCCCCACGAGTGGTTTGCTGCGCTCATGGATTATGGAGCTTTTTTGGCGCGTAGTATCGACAATCCGAATAAGCGGAGCGCAGGCTATGTGATACAAAAACCATTTCGCGGTTCTTTGCGTGAAATGCGCGGGAAAATATTGAGACTCATGACCGAGCGGCGGTCGTTATCGATACAAGCTTTGCACCATGAACTCAACGATCATATGCATATGCACTTTACTCGTGCGCTTTCTGCTCTCCAACAAGAGGGCTTCATAAAACGAATAAAAAATTCTATTGTTCTCACATGA
- the nth gene encoding endonuclease III: MKTALRKTLSQKERARRVWRVLSKLFPKAGMILRYSNPWELVVAVQLSAQCTDKKVNEVTEKLFREYRTLDDYCNASPRAFEKAIFSTGFYKQKAKNILAAARMVRDVFGGVVPNTMEDILKLPGVARKTANVVLGNAYGVVEGIAVDTHVKRLARRWGLTQQSDPVRIERDLMELFPRARWFDLTYKIIDYGRAYCQAKKHKHSACPLADLG, encoded by the coding sequence ATGAAGACCGCGCTTCGCAAAACGCTTTCTCAAAAAGAGCGCGCTCGTCGTGTGTGGCGCGTGCTTTCCAAGCTTTTTCCAAAGGCGGGCATGATATTGCGCTACAGCAACCCGTGGGAACTGGTCGTTGCGGTGCAACTTTCTGCGCAGTGCACGGACAAAAAGGTAAACGAGGTGACGGAGAAACTCTTTCGCGAGTACCGGACGCTCGACGATTACTGTAATGCATCGCCGCGTGCGTTTGAAAAAGCCATCTTCTCTACGGGGTTCTATAAACAGAAGGCGAAAAATATCCTCGCAGCGGCACGCATGGTGCGCGATGTGTTCGGAGGTGTTGTGCCAAACACCATGGAAGACATCCTGAAGCTGCCCGGTGTTGCGCGGAAGACCGCCAATGTCGTGCTCGGGAATGCATATGGCGTTGTTGAGGGCATCGCCGTTGACACGCACGTAAAGCGCCTTGCGCGTCGGTGGGGACTTACACAGCAGAGCGACCCCGTGCGCATTGAGCGCGATCTCATGGAACTCTTCCCTCGCGCCAGATGGTTCGATCTGACATATAAAATTATTGATTATGGAAGAGCGTATTGCCAAGCGAAAAAGCACAAGCACAGTGCGTGCCCTCTTGCGGATCTCGGATAG
- a CDS encoding methionine--tRNA ligase: MISYDIFAQTELKVGTVKSAERVEGSEKLVKLSVDLGERSEAGEVVYRQILAGIGKRYAPETLVGVQIVVVANLEPRALMGIESQGMLLAASDAEGPVILTPLTPVPAGSGVK; encoded by the coding sequence ATGATTTCGTATGATATTTTTGCACAGACAGAATTAAAGGTAGGGACGGTGAAAAGTGCGGAGCGCGTCGAGGGTTCAGAGAAGCTTGTAAAACTCTCTGTTGACTTAGGAGAGCGATCTGAGGCGGGGGAGGTGGTGTATCGTCAAATCCTTGCGGGGATCGGAAAGCGTTACGCACCCGAGACGCTTGTTGGCGTGCAAATTGTGGTCGTCGCGAACCTTGAGCCGCGTGCTCTCATGGGCATAGAAAGCCAGGGCATGCTTCTTGCCGCGAGCGATGCAGAAGGTCCTGTTATTCTCACCCCACTTACGCCCGTGCCCGCAGGGAGTGGTGTTAAATAG
- a CDS encoding S41 family peptidase has product MIRPTLISLVRSPVRITLIAVAALSIAGGVYLSQRAEINDSAAATLQEPRTAFILEVFDTILSSHWEKLEPQALAELMEKGIEKLTEKDWALATPDRAGAEKLFTEALASIPAEKQNEFTATLGDIMLANLKPFGRSRLYSKKEEQKLRDTVLNKDTGANLYTSLGVDKSASTAEVAKAYEAKQAQLAAQPATPETQEAKVELERAFTALQDENRRARYDEHGVEPTVTAKAVADTVGLVRITQVSPLSFEEFKTEMAALSKNKRLSSLIIDLRGNIGGAVDTLQYFLGPFIGAGQYAYDFFHQGEPMPFRTRTGWLESLVQYKRVVVLIDSNTQSSGEVMAATLKKYNVGVLVGVPTKGWGTIEQVMPLKNQFSETETYSLFLVHSLTLREDNEPIEGRGVDPMIDIRTKGWEKELALHWNDSQLVRAVQNLIAGKDR; this is encoded by the coding sequence ATGATTCGCCCCACACTCATAAGCCTCGTGCGCTCCCCCGTTCGCATTACCCTCATCGCAGTCGCCGCCTTGAGTATTGCTGGTGGCGTCTATCTATCACAGCGGGCGGAAATAAACGATTCAGCTGCCGCCACTCTGCAAGAGCCGCGAACCGCGTTCATTCTTGAGGTGTTCGACACCATCCTCTCCTCACATTGGGAAAAACTCGAGCCCCAAGCCCTCGCAGAGCTCATGGAGAAAGGCATCGAAAAACTCACTGAAAAAGACTGGGCGCTTGCGACCCCCGACCGCGCAGGTGCAGAAAAGCTGTTTACCGAAGCACTCGCCTCGATCCCCGCCGAAAAACAGAACGAATTCACTGCGACGCTCGGCGACATTATGCTCGCCAATCTGAAACCGTTCGGACGAAGTCGCCTGTATAGCAAAAAAGAAGAGCAGAAACTGCGTGATACCGTCCTCAATAAAGATACGGGAGCAAACCTGTACACCTCACTCGGCGTAGACAAATCTGCATCTACAGCAGAGGTCGCAAAGGCATATGAAGCCAAGCAAGCGCAGCTTGCCGCGCAACCCGCGACACCAGAGACACAAGAGGCAAAAGTAGAGCTCGAGCGGGCCTTCACGGCTCTTCAAGACGAAAATCGCCGCGCACGCTATGATGAACATGGCGTTGAGCCAACGGTAACCGCCAAGGCAGTAGCAGATACTGTAGGCCTCGTCCGCATAACGCAAGTGTCTCCGCTTTCGTTTGAAGAATTTAAAACAGAAATGGCAGCGCTCTCAAAAAATAAAAGGCTCAGCTCGCTCATTATTGACCTGCGCGGCAACATTGGCGGTGCCGTCGACACTCTCCAATACTTCCTCGGCCCATTTATCGGCGCGGGACAATATGCATACGATTTCTTCCACCAAGGAGAACCTATGCCATTTCGCACGCGTACCGGGTGGCTTGAAAGCCTTGTACAGTACAAACGCGTCGTTGTACTCATCGATAGCAACACGCAATCTTCAGGAGAAGTGATGGCCGCAACGCTAAAAAAATATAATGTTGGCGTCTTGGTGGGAGTCCCCACAAAGGGCTGGGGCACCATTGAACAGGTGATGCCACTAAAAAATCAGTTCTCTGAGACGGAGACATATTCACTCTTCCTCGTACACAGCCTCACGCTGCGCGAAGACAATGAGCCTATTGAGGGTCGTGGCGTGGATCCAATGATAGACATCCGCACAAAGGGATGGGAGAAAGAGCTGGCACTCCACTGGAATGACTCTCAGCTCGTCCGCGCAGTACAGAATCTCATCGCAGGCAAAGATCGCTAG
- a CDS encoding exodeoxyribonuclease VII small subunit: protein MSPSSKKKQSADKDSLATSLATLEEIVQWFSAQDTVDLEEALKKTRQGAELISSIRGRITDIENEFRDLEKEMQRPL, encoded by the coding sequence ATGTCGCCATCATCAAAAAAGAAGCAATCTGCAGACAAAGACTCTCTCGCAACGTCGCTTGCGACACTGGAAGAGATTGTCCAGTGGTTTAGCGCCCAAGACACAGTGGACTTGGAGGAGGCTCTGAAAAAAACGCGCCAAGGCGCGGAGCTTATCTCGAGCATCCGCGGGCGCATTACTGATATCGAGAACGAATTTCGAGATCTTGAAAAGGAGATGCAAAGGCCACTCTAG